TATTCTATGAATACTTTATAAGTCAATGACAGCAGGGCAGGTGTTTTGTGCATTTCTTTTGTGAATGTGAAATCTTTTAGTGGTGTAAAAAAATGGTCTTGTGGATGTGAGAGAAATATTTGTTAATATTGATTGAGGAAAGAAAGTCAAGCGTATTGTATCctattaaattgtttttgcctttccatgcaatccaaaaaaatgtttctatgtgtggctcaTTTCTTCTTGTTGTCCAacagaattatttaaaaatatacaatatcTTGTTTTGGGTTATTATTCTGTTGGAGGACTCGTTTTACCCTGATCACACCACGTCAGATGTAGCAAAGAAGCGCCAGAATATAATCAAGCCTCATAGCAGCCTGTAATCTCAtaattttatgaaaatgttattaaatttgaacttaaatcaatcaaaaattgtaataaaaatattgataaGGTAATACTTTATTATATTGGCGATTGATTACGTTTTCAGGTGgctcatttattttcttctcaaaACTGATCATGTAAaacaatgtaaaatatattcattttcagtccaaAGTTACACATCTTGTGTTTTGAGAATCAAAGACTGATATATAAattcacaggaaaaaaaattagtgtTAAATGTTTCAGAGTTGATTTCAACCCCAAGTATATTTTTAACACCGTCTGATTTAAATGGAggtcagtgttgttttttttgacagagtTGGTTTATTTAATGCTTAAACCAACACTGCAGTTAAAGTAAATTCCGCCCACTTGATTAGAAATGCTCTGTCGCAAAGACTTCTGGGATATGATATAGATATatgatttaattacattttccgACCGAGGTCTGTGCAAATTCTATTATCGTACATTTTTGGTCGAAATACATTTGCAGGAAATTATTACAAGTCTCCATTTTTCACAAGTAAAATGCTCTTTTGAGAACACACATCCCAAGCAGAATTTTTGGTACAAGACATCTTAAATTTCTCCAGGGTACATTAAATCTCAAAATCAATCTGGTGTCAGAAAACTTGGGTCATGTTCTGGGGCTGCTTTACTAGAGAAGAACCTCCTCCATTAAAATCGCAAAAAGAtaaaccattaattccaaactccatgttaataaaaaatctgcagtggtggttttaaacatttaaccaattcaaacaaaaaaatggtatacagtgttccctcgttttccgctggggttaggttccaaaaaatacccgcaataaatgaaatccgggaagtagttagctttatgttgtACAACTcttagaaatgttttaaggctctaaaatccccgaccgcacaatttatacacttttctcattgaggcatttacatgttctcacatttctctcttgttaaaactttgacaatgttcaaaccttcataaattttataaaatgggtatattattgtaaagaaatatgcaaaattgcacttaaaaaacaccccgcaatacagcgagaccgcgaaaagtgaactgcgttatagcgagggaagattgtaaataagttttttaatactttgtcctgcactcccaaaaacgtattaatacgttttttctctttttttttttaatgcaagagaatacagaaagctttgatgcagcttctgacctgaagaggtcgcttaaagcaatggtagctattacaaaaaatggccagcaggtgacagcagagtataagagatcagccagggcgatgttgcaacaagctctttttcgcaggtttttttttccaacaggtttgtgaataatgatgaaacttagctatattctaatgctaattgctgcaaaacggaaacagatacagtttttttcccctgatgaaaaaaaaaaaaaaaaaaaaaaaaagactttaatctttcttttggtaggttccatgttttaatagcaatagaacaaaatattctgtgggccttgcaaaatcagtccaaatccaataAAAAAGCCGGGAATGaaggggggttgcttcagtcaaaatgactGAGAttgttaattaaaactaatatcgTATAAAAAGTGATCAAATCCGTTTTCAAAGAGACACACCGTTGAGCTCCTCGCACTGTCGCCTCATGACTCCTTTGTAAACTTCAAAGCGATGGTTCAGGTCTTTCTGCGTGTGGATCTTGTACTTAGTCCCCAGGGCCCCGTCGGCAAAGGCCGTGCCGTAGAAAACACGAGCGATCCGCGAGTGGACCAGCGCCATGGCGCACATGACGCACGGCTCTCTGGTCACGTACAGGTCATAGCCCGTGCAGATGTACGGCTGCCGCGTCGACTCCGACACGAGCGTCGGACTTGGAACGGATCGGCAAGCGGGGTACGCATCCAAGCGGTAGCAGCCGCCTCCTTGCCCCCGGGCCACCGAGTCGATGCACACCATGATGGTGTGGTAAAGCGGGTGTCGCCCTCGACAATCGTGGCCCACCGCCACGATCCTCTCCGAGACCGGGTCCACCGCCACGGCCCCCACGGCCTCCATCCCCATGGCTTTCCCTTCTTGGGCGGCAGCCAAGGCCGCCGACATGTACGCGTGCATTTGGACTTTCTGGGTGGGGCTGAAGGATTCTCCTCGGAGGGCATCGGTCACATGCTTGTCTTCGTGGAAGGAGGTGGGCCAATGCTGGCTCACCAGCTCAAATTGGGGTCTTGTCAAAGGGGGGCGAACGGGGACCTTGGCCACAAAGGGTTTTCCCAAACCGTCGCAACCAACGCTCAATTCGGAGTCTGGAACTTTACTGACCGGACACAGCAGGATCTCCAGAGACTGAGGGTGGCCGTCCTCAGCCTTGGTCGCCCGAACCCTCTTGATGTGCTGAAGGCCCGTCAAGGGGTAAAGGTCGTTGAGCTCTTGGACCAGTCGGGACGTCGCTCGCTTGTCGAGGACGGGTGCGGCCAAGACGTCAATCAGTTCTATGGCGTGAGTCTGCTCGTCCGACAGGACGGGGTACGCCACCCAGGAGTCGGGGTCGCACTCCCCATCTTTCCGTCGCTTGCAGGCtggctccattttgtttttgttttgttcaacagCCCTCCTGTCGGGTGGGATTCACACCAAATTGGGGCAAAGTTAATGTCTGTACACGGCAGTCAGAGTGGACAAATTTTATTTACTCAATTCGTTGATATAAAACTGCTACGTGACATTTTCAAGGGACTTAAACCGGGCAAAGCAAACGCCTGCCCGGATGTAGCAAAGCAGCCTCGGAATATATCCAAGCCTTCTCAATATTTCGCGATACAAAAAATTGCACTTGAACCTGCACAGATTCTAACACAGCAGTCCGAGAACATAACAACGATACTAAGCTTTCTGACACTGACCAGCACATTTTTTTCTAGAATGCaggggctggactggcacaaataataataataataataataataaatcagtccTAGCATTTTGACTTTGGCCCACCCAATCAGTCTTGCCTAATatgtagttctgccactgatgtttattgatgatgtttcagttttcTATCTATAATcgaaatggattaatggactgATCCTTCTAAATTGAGGGCCAGTCTGTTGTAAAATGTAGGCAAATAATCATGAAAAAGCAATGCATCGGCCCCCAAAaaggccggcccaccgggcatcagCCCTGCATGcctgatggccagtccagccctggtagAATGCCGCTTTTCTTGGACTTCACAGAAATTCAAGACACCACGTACCCAAAATTGTGCCTGTGCTGCATGATCAACATAAAAGAACACAAGAGCctgctgtgaaaaaaaaaaagagaggtgcGCTTACCTTccggggctgctttgctacAACATCTGGAACAGCGAGTCTTGAATCTGTGCAGGGTAAAATGACATCTCAGTTGCTTGAAAATGGCGGATCTTCACCCAGTCGAGCATCCAGTATCATGCATATTCGCACCGTCATACAATTTGAAAAAATCAGAATGCCTCACTTCATACTTGCGTGCACATTTAATTCTTGTGTTCAAAATGACAATGCAGCTCTTTATCCGTCATTCACACAAAGACTGATGTTCACATTGACATGTctattctgtttgttttttcccttcaaatatgttttgtttaatcATCGAAAGATCTTatacaaatatttgtaaaaaaaagaaaaaaaatacataagaaaagaaaagcaaggGCAGTAAAAGAAGATTTATCTGACAcctaaaacacattttctttgaTTTTAAAGTTTGCTGCGGGTCAATCTGACCAGAAACATAACAGGAGGCTTATAATGGACTACACCAAGTTATTCCGTATCACCACAAGTTGCAGCTTACTGAGAAAGTAGTGTTTTGGATTATAAATTGTGGTAAAATTAAGGCTGAAACTATTAAATTACACAACTATTAGTGTTTAAATTTTGTTACATGTTTATTTGGTGGGGTGCCATGAAATTTTcctaatgtaaaaatatgtgcCTGGCCCTTGACTCAATtaaggttgagaaacactggactCGTCCCTTTTTATCACTTCTAGTCACTTCTTCCCAAGAAGAAGTTTGGTCTTCAAGACTTTTGGCACGTGTCGAATGGTCAACGACACTCTGGTCCCTCGGGTGAGCGTCTCGCCCGGCTGGGTCCCGGCGGCGTGCAGGTTCACCACCTTGTCCGTCAGAACGTCCAGCTCGCGTGCGCCGATGCCGTGGAGAAGGTTCCGGTACGCGTCGTCCTGCAGCACCAGCAAGCTGCGCGGTCTCAGGAGCAATGAGAAAAGATGCCGATCATCCTCAGACAACGAAACTGCGTCGTCGTCATCGCCCGCCCGCTGGCCCACGGGTGTGTAGAAGTCCAGGAGAGTGTGGGAGCCCAGGGTGAGTGTAGTCACCGTCGGGTGGTACAGGGGTCCGTCCTCGTGGGGCATAATCCCCTCTCCTGGTTTGTACTCGTTCACCAGCACGTGGTTGGCCGTTTTGCCACTGAACGCCCCATGCGATGAAACTTTCTGGCAGTATGAGTGAAGCCAGGCGGGCATCTTCTCCTCCAGCATGCCTTTGGGATGCGGCAAGCCTCCCCAGTTCTGCAACCTCCTGCCAGACAACTGGGTCCACTTGGGTTTGGGGGACTGATAGACCTGCTGCAGGAGGTGGGCCTCTTCCTCTTCAGATATGAACGCTGGGATGTAATAGACTGTCTGGGGAGCACCACGCACGACAAACTGCCTCAATTCCTCGGAAATACATGGGGGGTGTTCCATGTCTCCTTGAGGGAAAATTATATGGGAAAGTTTGGGGATTTAAAAACGAGCGTACGCTATCACGAGTGAGCAGGAAACACACACCAAGACGTAAGCACGACGTTGCAACAAGCTAACAACACTTCACAAAATATAATCATAACATTGCATCGATAGATAAAACGAATAAAGTCACTAATATGAAGCTTTACCTTGTTTTGGACAAAACTGAGCTCATCCAGTATAAAAAGGTGGCGCTCGTTGTGACGACTGAGTGCAGCTGACTAAAGTGTCCCCCCCAAAACAGAAATAACTTTATTGCTATCCATTCCTCTTGAACGATTACTTCTCTAAATGTTTTAATGTTATAGACGATAGGTATATTCTAGATGTGTGGTGTACATCgacatattgatttttttaaaaggtattctttcttgtttaaaatatttagtgtatttttgtgGATACACGGAAATATTTACACGAGACACCAGTGGGGCTTCAAACAAgtagaactaaaaaaaataaattaaataaaaaataaataaataaatacaagtagaactaatttaagaaaaagaaatatatcgtataatatttataataattgcTTTCCTAGGTTATAACAACTAccattattttacttatttttttaacgtaatGAATGAAACATTACACTCTCGAGATACGTCTGTAAAGTAGGTGGTTATAATCAATTTTATGTAGGTGGTAATAAAGTCAAGACAAAGACATGCCTTCAGGGCCATATGTCTATGTTCAGGGCAACAGCAATGTTTTGTTAacctgttgctgttgtttttattaaatctATAATTTCGAAACAGCTGGTGGCGCAATTGCTCCGCGATGTCAAGAAGAAAAGACGACGTAATAGTCGAAGAATAAATGAACCGGAAGTAGATCAACTTTGATTTTGGAAGAATAATAAAGTGATGTGTTTACTGATAGTGTCGCTCTCTCTTTTCGCTAAAAACGTCAAGTGAGATGAAATCTTTCTCAGTCACCtgacattttaaattaactgcaaaaaaaaactgttagcaTGTTCCCTTCCAAAGCGAACAAACTCATCTTGAGACTGGGGTTGCTATTTAAACGGTGGCATGGCGACGTTGGCATGGGTAAACGCTCCACCGGCTCCGGTTCCTCTCGGCTTGTTTTGGGCATCGAGACGAGCTGCGATGACACCGGAGCGGCCGTGGTCAGCGAGACGGGCGCTATACTGGGAGAGTCTCTGCACTCCCAGAAAGAGGTACACCTCAGGTGAGACGATGACCTGTTCACCTGTCATTCCAATGGTCAAGAGAGCCAGCGTTCTGATCTCTACCTTATTTTAAATGACTGTGTTTGTTACACAAGCATGACAAACAATATGCATGACAGATAAAACAGAAACCAACATGTCATGGTCAAGTTGAGAAAATTGCTTGTCTAAAGTTCCGCTCTCCCAATATAGGACTGGCGGCATCGTCCCCATCGTGGCCCAGCAGCTCCACAGGGAGCACATTGAGCGCGTCGTCCAGGAGGCATTGGAGCGCAGCGGCTTGGACCCGCGTCAACTGTCGGCCGTGGCCACCACGGTGAAGCCGGGCCTGGGCTTGAGCTTGGGCGTGGGCCTGGAGTTCAGCCGGAGTTTCGTGAGGCGCCACCGCACGCCCTTCATCCCCATCCACCACATGGAGGCCCACGCCCTGACCGTCCGCCTGCTCCAGCCCGTCTCCTTCCCCTTCCTGGTGTTACTAGTGTCCGGCGGGCACTCGCTGCTCGCGGTGGCCCGTAGCGTGGATGATTTCCTTCTGCTGGGTCACACTCTGGATGAAGCTCCGGGTGAAACGCTTGATAAGGTGGACCACTTTGAAGTCATTCATTGCCGTGGGTTTTTATATTGGTCGATTGCAATCCACCCATTTACTGCCACCGACGAATATCATCGTCAAATATGTGATCGTCTCAAGCCCAACTTGTCCGCGAAAGTCAAGCTTCTACATAACTGTAATGACCAACAGATCCATGTAGAGGGTGATGTCCCAATTTTGAGGTCGGCACAGCTCTTGAGTAGGAGAaggtaaataataaaataataataaaacatatattaaaaataaaaaatatatataaaaaataaataaaagaaaaaataaataatacaaatatctaaaatatataaataaaataaatggagtttgcatgttctccacgtgcccgcgtgggtcttctctgggtactccggtctcctcccacattccaaagacatgcatggcaggttaattgggtgctctgaattgtccctaggtgtgcttgtgagtgtggatggttgttcgtctctgtgtgccctgcgattggctggcaaccagtacagggtgtcctccgcctactgcccagagccagctgagataggcgccagcacccctcgcgacccttgtgaggaataaccggtcaagagaatggatggatggatgaaataaaataaacattttttactaattaaatctaaaactaattaactaaaactctAATTTATATTGGCAAGTCACCTTAATTATAACAGAGGAAAATGCATGTTAGAAATCGGTCAAGGTTCATCCAACTCTAATCTAACTAattaaactatccatccattatcttaaccgcttgctcctcacaagggtcgcgggaggtgctggagcctatctcagtggCTTCGGGAAATAGGAggggtataccctgaactggttgccagctaattgctaattaaactaaaactaatttgtaattaattaaaaactaataaaacaaaaatagtaaataaacataaaataaataaaatagtaaatataaattaatataaaaaaatattatatatatatatatatatatatatatatagtatgaaaatatatacaataaaatgtaaaaaaatatattaaatgtaaaaaaaaatgattaaaaatataaataaaataaaaaactaatttatttactaattaaatctaaaaccaatgaaactaactaaaactccAATCTATCTTGGCGCGTCACCTTGATTAGAATAGAGGGAAATGCACATTAGAAATCGGTCAAGGTTTGTCCAACGCTAACCATTCACATTGCAAGTTAAATTTCACACTTTAAAATTTTAAGGATTGCCAAAACAACTCCCTGCATAGGTGACACGTGTCGCCATCTCATTTATTTGACTAATGTTTTTGATCCACAGGTGGCGAGACGTCTGTCGCTGGCCAAGCACCCGCGTTGTTCCACATTGAGCGGCGGACAGGGCATCGAGCTGCTGGCTCAGGATGGCGACCGCTTGCGGTTTCCTTTCAAGACGCCAATGGGACAAACGTATGACTGCTGCTTCTCTTTTGCCGGACTACGAACTCAAGTAAACATGACCATAGAGAAAAAAGAAGCAGAGGAAGGTACGGGAGGAGAACAAACACGTAATCAGCACAGAATGTTGCAAACGTTGAAACATTTTCCAAAAAAGTCACTTTAACCATTTTCCGATTTGAACCCTTATCCCTGCGTCCAAAGTCAGCGGTGTTGCCCACTAACATTTTCTAAGAACATTACATTTACTTCACCTTCAGTACAcaacaaaactgtcaaaaacGGTGACAAGTTTCAGCTCTGGGTCAAAAACAATGAACCCattgtctctttaaaaaaaaaaaaattaaaaaaaaaaaaaaaaaacaatgaacccAATCTTGGGTAAAAGTTACCCAATCGGCTCCAAATCCACAGCTACACAGCAAGTTGGGTTAGGAAAACAACCCAGCACTTTTTACTCATCTGCTGACGCTTTACTCGCCAGGCCAGTCCTGCCTTTTATAGCCATGAACATTTAAAGACACTAGTAAGTGTGCAAACGTGACAAGGGTAACCCCATGTGGACAAAACTAAAACCTGCAACGcacatgtacattttgttgTTCAAAAATACAAGAGCAACCTTTATCTACTTAATTGATCACCAAGATAATTGGTAGCGGTAATGACTTGGTAGCTTGGTATGAGGGACTCGCTTTCTCTTTGTCCTCAGGAATCGAACGTGGAACTCTACTCTCTTGCGTGAACGACTTAGCGGCCGCGACGCAGCACGCGGTCGCGTGTCATCTGGCCAAGCGCACGCATCGTGCCATCCTCTTCTGCAAGGAAAACCGACTGCTGCCCTCGCTTGAGCCCACGTTGGTGAGTAAGTGTGTGTCCGCAAAACTCCAAATTTCAATGAGCAGCATTTTTGtaacttaaattaaaaaacagatGAAACTGCAGGCCTTTTTTCTCTagtcttgtttacatttttaatatgactGTCATAATAGTATAATTGTCATTTAAATATTcgtaatatttttacattttagttattttgaaatgtttttttaactgtcatGCATAATTGTTACTGGtagttaaatatttttaaatattaacaatatatttacattttacggatgaaaatatttaaaaaatatattttttaatgatatgACATTGCCataattcattattttaaataaacaaagctAAAATTTTCATTTAGGTTAAGAAATAAGGTCAgcaaaattaacattttctttacattttaacattaaCTGTCAAGTATAAATGTTGTTTAAAtagtaatattttttacattttagttattttcaaaatgttaatttatttttgtaactgcataattatttgaatatttttaaatattagtaatagttttacattttagtcataaaaatgttaaatatattttttaatgatatgactgtcataatttattattttaaataaactaaGCAAACAATTTCATttaggttaaaaaataataaggtcagcagaataaattaaattttttgGTGTAGTTTTTCAAACAATCAAAttcaaatgcaaaacaaagaaaaataatatttttacagtaaaaaaataaaaatgacaaaattacCGGTATAAACCTAGTTTTATCATGAAATATATATTACCGGTAATTAAAGAACTATAAATGCCAGAAGAATACGCTTTGGGAAAAATTTACCAATCCATtacttgggtcattttgtataaaaactaatcgattttttgtgtttacccagaaatttgggttgttttattTGGTCAAATTGACCTGACTAATGCATcggtccatttttttattttttttttcatcccaatGGAACATTTCTGACCCAAGTGTTTTCagagaatgttttgttttttgctttggaTTTTAAATTGAAGCCACAACACGGCCTCCTGATACTCAACGATATGTTCCAGGTTCTGTCAGGAGGCGTGGCGAGCAATCAGTACATCCGCAAAGCTCTGGGCATCATCGCCGAGGCGACCGGCCTCCGCCTGCTCTGCCCTCCAGCCAAATTCTGCACCGACAACGGCGTGATGATCGCATGGTACGGCGCCACAATATCTTTTGAACCGTCAAATGGCTTTttcttgagtttttttgtttctttgtgcaATCAGGAACGGTGTCGAGCGACTCAAGGAAGGTAAAGGAATTCTTTCCCCTGACGCCGATGTCAGCTACGAGCCAAAGTACGTGTTCGCGTATGGGGAAGTATTATTGAATTTCTAGTCGATTAAATATTAATGTTGCACAGGGCACCACTGGGCATAGACCTCACGTCACGGGTGAAGGCGGCAGCCATCAGGGTGCCGTCAATCCGGATGAAGATCTCATGAACGGCGAGAACATCAGCAGGATCAATTGTGTGGGTATGATAgcgctcaaaataaaatgtaaatacaagtcTTCACAAATGAAGGAGTTATTTTTTGAAAGCACATGGgacatgatgtcattttctttacatttttttttttacacaaaagccTTTAAAATGTGTCAAACCCTAATTTTGAAATCGAATGAACTTAACCCTCCTGTTACGTtgggggtcaaattgacccgtttGAAAGAGTAATCGGCATGTACAATGAAAATTCATTTCACATATTtgtaatgaaataaaagtgCTGTTTCTGGGGATTTTACACTGACCTGtattatatgactggatagcccatacacaccagtgcaagccgttcaagtcgcagggcggccatcttgttactcccacctcgcgagcagactacttaCGCGGTATACGTACATATGAGACATATATagaaaagtggagaaaaaaaataattatggtTGGGGGCGGGGGGTATATTTAAGTTTCTGACACTTTTAGGTAATTAAACATGCCTGAGTCGATTTGTTCTTGCAGGAGACGCAAGCACCAGGATCCTGCGAGAACAATTATTCTTtacagttgtaaaaaaaaaaatgaaacgccaTCTGCGCTGACACAGATTTTTCAGCGTTATAAAACTTCAGTGCCTTCCGACCCAAAACACATTTGACtatggaaaattaaaaaaaagaagtcacagGCTAGAAGAAACGATACAGCATTGTGAATGTCATGCAACCGAAAGGGACTAGAGTTCATCGTGTTTATAAATGTTGTACTCATTGGCGCTGATGATCCCGTCTTTGTCGGCGTCGGTCTTGCGGAAGATGTCAGTGATAATCTTCTCGTAGAAGGCGTCGTCTCGCGGCTTGTCGTCCTTTTCAAACTCCATCTTCAAGTGGGCTTTGATCTGAAAATAGCAGGAAAAATTGCTTAATTAAGGAGACGATTTTTTCTTAATACTGCCAATTTGTTCTGACCTCGGTCTTGGTGAGAGTTCGATCTTGATTGGCGTCGATTTGTCCAAAAGCTTCCATGCTGCGCGGACCCCGAGACACGGAGAAGACCTCCACCTCAAATATCACCGTCGCATTGGGTGGGACAGGACCTGCATTTAAAACGGgactttttaataatttatctGTCAACAGTTGGTATTTTGTAACTTGGTGAGGAAGTGCTGCCACCACGAGTGAAAATACAAGCCACGAAGGCTATATAAAATTAACACTCTCACAAAGATTTTGTCCACCATTCTCCAGAGTTAGGCTGGGGCAAAGATCAGATGACATGGTCTGAAATACAATGTCAAACCCAATAGGTAAGCAGTTTtattgggtcaaaatgacccagggATGTTGTCGTTCCTGAAAAAccaacataacattttttttttttgtgtgtgtgtggttattgACTTAAAATTGGTTATGATTTAAAAGCcccgggtcaaaatgacccagggATGTTATTGCTCCTGAGAAACCAATATAACTATCATCATTTTA
The Festucalex cinctus isolate MCC-2025b chromosome 11, RoL_Fcin_1.0, whole genome shotgun sequence DNA segment above includes these coding regions:
- the alkbh6 gene encoding putative RNA/DNA demethylase ALKBH6; the encoded protein is MEHPPCISEELRQFVVRGAPQTVYYIPAFISEEEEAHLLQQVYQSPKPKWTQLSGRRLQNWGGLPHPKGMLEEKMPAWLHSYCQKVSSHGAFSGKTANHVLVNEYKPGEGIMPHEDGPLYHPTVTTLTLGSHTLLDFYTPVGQRAGDDDDAVSLSEDDRHLFSLLLRPRSLLVLQDDAYRNLLHGIGARELDVLTDKVVNLHAAGTQPGETLTRGTRVSLTIRHVPKVLKTKLLLGKK
- the osgepl1 gene encoding tRNA N6-adenosine threonylcarbamoyltransferase, mitochondrial, encoding MFPSKANKLILRLGLLFKRWHGDVGMGKRSTGSGSSRLVLGIETSCDDTGAAVVSETGAILGESLHSQKEVHLRTGGIVPIVAQQLHREHIERVVQEALERSGLDPRQLSAVATTVKPGLGLSLGVGLEFSRSFVRRHRTPFIPIHHMEAHALTVRLLQPVSFPFLVLLVSGGHSLLAVARSVDDFLLLGHTLDEAPGETLDKVARRLSLAKHPRCSTLSGGQGIELLAQDGDRLRFPFKTPMGQTYDCCFSFAGLRTQVNMTIEKKEAEEGIERGTLLSCVNDLAAATQHAVACHLAKRTHRAILFCKENRLLPSLEPTLVLSGGVASNQYIRKALGIIAEATGLRLLCPPAKFCTDNGVMIAWNGVERLKEGKGILSPDADVSYEPKAPLGIDLTSRVKAAAIRVPSIRMKIS